Below is a window of Mucilaginibacter ginkgonis DNA.
TTTGATCTCGGCCTCGAGCGCCTTCATCTGTTCATCCGCCTTTTTTACGTCGAAGCGGGTTATACTGCTCATAGGTTTATCAATGAGCTTTTTATAGTCCTCGGGAGTTATTGGTCTATAGAATTGCGCTAAAAATGGTTGGAACAAATTATTTAAAACCTCAACCACTACTTCAAAATTGCCCGAATTTTCATACTCGGGGTTTTTGTACATCCCCTCCTGGATAAAGATCTTCAGCAACGAACTGAAGAAGATCTTCTCCATCAGTTCTTTTAAACGTATCTCGAGTTCTCTCTTAAGCAGGTTTTTTGTGGCAAGCGTGCTTTCTTCAAGGATGTCATTCACACTCATAAAGTGCGGCTTATCGCCTTTGATCACACAGGTATTGGGCGACAAGGATATTTCGCAATCTGTAAAAGCGTAGAGGGCATCGATGGTAACGTCGGGCGAGATGCCTGCAGCCAGGTGGATCACTATCTCCACATCCATGGCCGTGTTATCCTCTATCTTCTTGATCTTGATCTTGCCTTTATCATTGGCTGCGATGACACTATCTATAAGGCTGCCGGTAGTGGTGCCAAAAGGTACCTCTGTTATTACCAGGGTTTTTTTATCGCGTTCATTGATCCGTGCACGCACACGAACTTTGCCGCCACGCTGGCCTTCATTGTATGCGCTGCAATCTGCAAAGCCACCGGTAAAGAAATCGGGCATCAGGTTAGCGCGCGTACCACGCAGAACGCCAATAGACGCGTCAATCAGTTCCACAAAATTGTGGGGCATTATCTTGGTAGCCAAACCAACGGCAATACCTTCGGCGCCTTGTGCCAGCAGCAGCGGGAATTTTACCGGAAGTGTGATTGGCTCTTTGTTACGGCCGTCATAACTGGCCTGCCAGTCTGTAGTATCGGGGTTAAAGACAACCTCATTGGCAAACTTAGATAGCCTGGCTTCAATATAACGTGGCGCCGCTGCCGAGTCGCCGGTCTCGGGGTTCCCCCAGTTACCCTGGCAGTCAATCAGCAGGTTTTTCTGACCGGTCTGCACCATGGCATCTCCAATGGAAGCATCACCATGGGGGTGATACTTCATGGTATTGCCTATAACGTTGGCAGCCTTGTTAAAGCGGCCATCATCCATCTCTTTAAGCGAGTGCAGGATGCGGCGTTGTACCGGCTTTAAACCGTCATTGATGTGGGGTACAGCACGGTCCAGTATTACATACGAAGCGTAATCTAAAAACCAGTTTTCATATAATCCATCCAAAGAGATGGTGTTGTGAATGTTGTCGCTACCTGAATTATTTGGTATATCCGTGCCTTCTGAAGGAGTGTCCTGAGCCATTTTAACCTTTGATCAGGTAAATATAATTACAACTTATAAAAAAAGCTTTTAATGTGGATAACAGACGTGAGCGGACTAGTGGCGATTGTAATAGAAATGTAAAGGAAATATTAACTAGTTATTCTAGTTATGGTGCTTAAAAATACTAGATCCCCTACTTATTCGTCATGAAATCAACTGGTTTTGAGGGAGATACAAAGTTTAATAATTGTTGTTTGCAACAAGTTAGTTAAAAATCATTTTTGCAAAAAAGTGTAGCTTTCATGTCAGAGTTTTTCAAATTGTTTAATAAACTGTGTAAAAATTTTGTTAATGTTAAGAAAAACGTATTTTAGCAAACTAATTAACTCATTTAATAACGCATGAAAAAAATTTTACTTAGTATTTTTGCGGGTATATTGCTGCTTAGCCAGATGGCTTATGCGCAAACCCTCACTGTTACGGGTTTAGTTACCAGTAAAGATGACGGACAACCATTACCGGGTGTAACCGTACGTATTAAAGGAACAACCCGTGGCACTCAAACAGACGTAAACGGACGTTATACGATCGTAGTTCCGTCATCAGAGTCTACGCTTCAATTCTCATTTGTTGGTTATGATAGCTATGAGCAACGTGCAGACCAAAGAGGCAACATTTCTCTTGTATCTAACAAGCGCTCACTATCAGAAGTAGTGGTAGTTGGTTACGGTACCCAGTTACGTAAAGACGTTACCGGTTCTGTATCCAGTATCAAAGGGTCTGATTTTACCGACCGTGCTATACCGTCTTTTGATAAAGACCTTGCGGGTAAAGCAACAGGTGTTCAGGTAATTCAGCCTTCTGGTTTATTAGGCCAGCCTACTCAGATCCGTATCCGTGGTGTTAACTCAATTAACAACGGTCAGGGCCCTCTCTATGTTGTTGATGGTGTGCCTGTTAACGTTGGTAACGTTGGCGACTTAAGCCAGGTTACAAACTCTAACTCATTGGCGGATTTTAACCCGAATGACATTGCGAGCTTTGAAGTATTGAAAGACGGTGCTGCTACCGCGATCTACGGTTCACGTGCATCAAACGGTGTAATCTTGATCACAACTAAAAGAGGCCGCATTGGCGCTCCGCAGTTTACTTACGACGGCTATTTTGCAGAGTCTAAAGTTGCTAAAAGATTCAATCTTTTAAATGCAGATCAGTTTATTGAGGTTGCCAATGAGCGTTTGGTAGCTGCAGGTAACGCGCCTCAGGCTTTCCAAACACCTAATCCAAATGGTGGTAACTACAATACCAACTGGCAAGATTATCTGTTCCGTACAGGTATACAGCAAAACCATGTTGTATCATCTTCGGGCGGTTCAGAAGCCGGCAGGTATTATTTCTCTTTAGGCTATAGCAACCAAAACGGTATCATTATCGCTAACAGCTTAAAACGTTACACTTTTAGGGCAAGCTTAGACCAGCGTGTAAACAAACTGATTTCAGTTGGTTTAACCGCAGGTGCTACTTATCAGGACAATTACGGCCCTACAATTGGTAGTAACGCTTTATCAGGCAACATTTTTGGTGGTATCCGTATGCTTCCTAACGTTCCTGTTTATGACCCTAATGACCCTACAGGTTTTTATATTTCTGCAGACAGAAGGTCATTAGGCCAGGGTGCTAACTTGATCCCAATTTCAGATAACATTCCTAACCAATTATTCGTTTCTACTTACAACATCCGTCGTGGCCAAACTTACAGGCTTAACGGTAACTTCTTTGTACAGTTAGATCTTTATAAAGGTTTAAAATTGAAATCTTTGATTGGTATTGACAACAACTACCTTGACGATTTCCAGTTTAACGATCCTCGTTCTGGTGACGGTTTTGGTAGCAATGGTTCAATTTTCCAGGCTTATACTTCATCCCCAAGCTACACTGTTCAAAACATATTGACTTACAATACAAGCATTGCTAAGGCACATAACATAGACTTCACTGCCGTACAAGAGCTTCAAAAAAGCAAAAGACAAGTGTACACTGCTTCGGGTACCGGTATTTCAGATATTTTCTTTAATCAGGGCCTTATCTCAAATACTGTTACAACCCAGAACTCTGGTGGTAGTTTAGTATATCGCAGCATTGAGTCTTATGTTGGCCGTTTAAACTACAACTACAAAAACAGGTATTATATTGGTGGGTCAATCAGGGCTGACAAGTTATCAAACTTGCCAATTGCAAACCGCACAGGTTATTTCCCTGGCGTATCTGCTGCTTACCGTGTGTCTGAAGAACCTTTCTTTAAGGAATCTGCTTTAAGCAAGGTTGTGTCTGATTTTAGGTTACGCGGATCATTTGCTGTAGTTGGTAATACAGATATTGGTACTTTCCCTTATTTAGGTTTGTATAGCTCATCACTGTACGGTAACCAAAACGGTATTGGTTTTAGCCAGTCAGGCAATGCCGATCTGCGTTGGGAAAAACAAAACAAAACAGATGTTGGCTTCGATTTAGGCTTGTTTAATAACCGCATAAGCGTTACTGCTGCTTATTACAAGCAAGACAGTAAAGACCTTATCCTGCAAGCACCAACACCTGCATCTTTGGGTATACCGGGTAACTTTATATACCAAAACGTTGGTGCTGTTAGAAACACTGGTTTTGAGTTCCAAGTTAATGCTGACGTGATCAGAAGCAAAGATTTTACCTGGAACACCACATTGAATTTCACTACACAGAAAAACGTAGTGTTGTCATTGGTTAATGGCCAAACACAGATCATCAATTCAAACAACATGAATATCATCAGAGTTGGAGAATCGATCAACTCTTTGTATGGCTATCAGTATGCCGGTGTTAATGCTGCAAACGGTAACCCGTTATATGTAAAAGCAAATGGCCAGATCATCCAGGGTAACGTTACAACCAGTACTTACGCTACTTATGATCCGGCAAACCCAACATCGGTAGCTACCGCAGCAACGCTAAGCTCTGATGACCGCGTATTATTAGGTAAAACTTTGCCATCTTACTTTGGCGGTTTTAATAACACCTTTACTTACAAAGGCTTTGATCTTAACGTATTTTTACGTTGGTCTGGCGGTAACAAAGTTTACAACCGTACACGTGTAGATCTTTTGAACCAAAACTTTGTGAATAACGGTACAGAGATCCTTGGTCGCTGGCAAAGTGCTGCCAACCCTGGTGACGGTGTAACACCTCGCCAATGGTTTGGTAAAGCTACATTCATCAACCAGGATGCTGCCGCTTACTCTCGTTTTGTTGAAAATGGCGATTTCTTACGTATGGACAACTTAGCAATTGGTTACAAACTACCTGCCGAGATTGTTAACAAACTAAAAGTTGCCCGTGTTAGATTATATGCTTCTGCACAAAACGTGTTTGTAATCACTAAATACAAAGGTCTTGACCCGGAAATTAACAATAACGGTGCAGGTATAGATTATAACAGTAACCCATTAGCACGTACCTTTACTTTTGGCGTTAACGTAGGCTTTTAATTAAAAAGATTTTAGACAATGAACAGTAAATACTTTAAAAATAAAAAGGCAATTGCCGCACCTATGCTGGCGTTGCTTCTGTTAGCGGGATCTTGCAAGAAATTTACAGACCTGCAACCAAATAACCAATTCTCTGAAACTTCTGCTTTTTCATCTGCAGACCGTGTGTCTTTGGCTGTAACTGGCGTATACAGTGCCATGCAAGCAGGCGCTTATACAGACGGTACCAACCGTGGTTATCCGTTTGGTGCTGCTAACGTTTGCCAGGGTGAAGCGCGCGGTGAAGACTTTATAGCCGTTCCATCATTTTTCCTGATTACGTATCAAGGAGATTATGATGCAACCACCGCCAACAACACTGCCATGTGGACAACCCTTTATGCCGGTATCAACAGGGCAAACGTTGTGATAAAAGGTGTTCAAGGCGCTGTAGCAGCGGGTACAATCAGTGCTGCCGTAGGTGCTGCTTATGAAGGCGAATGCCGCTTTTTGCGTGCTTTGGCTTACCACGAGTTGTTAATCCATTTCGCGAAGCCATATTCAGATGATCCATCTGCATTGGGTGTTCCTTTGCAATTAACTGCGGTAACCGGTTCACCGGATGTACCGGCGGCATCTCAGGTTCAACGAAGCACTGTGGCTCAATGCTATACGCAAATCTTAGCCGACCTTGATTTCGCTGAGACAAATCTTCCGGCAGTTCCTGCTATCAAGATCACTCACGCTTCAAAGGGCGCAGCTATCGCGTTAAAAACCCGTATAAAACTGCATATGAAAGATTGGGCAGGCGTAATTGCAGAAGGTGCTAAATTGGGTACCGGTACAGTTTCTGCAACTTATACTTCGCCAATAGGTAGCTATGCGTTGACAGCATCTCCTGACGGTCCTTTCGCCAGCGTTGGTGCTAACTACAGCAATCCAGAGTCTATTTTCTCTATCGAAAATAACACTAATCGTAACTCCGGCACAAACGGCTCTATAAGTACCATGTTTACTAAAGCGCCTGGTCGTGGATTGATGGTTATCTCACCAATCATTTATGATGCGCCTTTCTGGACTGCAAATGATTTGCGTCGTACGTTGTTAACTACAACAGATAACCGTTACTGGTATACCAGCAAATACAAAGATCCTGCAACCTTTACAGATGCTAACCCTATCATCCGTTACGCAGAGGTATTGTTAAACGTTGCTGAAGCTTACTCTCGTACTGCTGCCTTGAGCGCTAACGCGTTCTCTCTGTTAAACGCTGTAAGAAACCGTTCAGTTACTGCAGCTGCAGACAGATTTGCATCTATCGCAAGTTTTGCTACAGCTAATGATCTGACTCAAGCTATCTTGAACGAGCGTCGTATTGAGTTTTTGGGTGAAGGCCGCCGTTGGTCTGATATCCACCGCTTAGTTACCGATCCGGTATTCAGCACAGGTGGTATCCCATCTAAACCAAGTTCTGCAAATGCTACCTTTGCGACTTACACAATAGGTAAACCATATGCAGGTGCGCGTAGCGTTGCTGCTATCCCTTATACAGGTGGTGCTGCCAGCTATAAATTTATCTGGCCTATACCGGTTGTTGAAACCAATGCTAACCCTGTGTTAGCGGCTCAACAAAACCCTGGTTATTAATCAGATATTTTGATGATAAATAAGGAAAGCCTCCCGAACTCGGGAGGCTTTTTTTTATTTTCTGGCTTTGATATCGCGTATCATTTCTGAATAGCCAATGCGTCGCGAAGCAGCATTTATAGTGTTTGCGATACGGGTGGCGCGGGTGGGTTCTGTCTTCGCGCTGGTGATCCATTTTATAAAATAATCGCGGTGGCCGCGTGGTAAACTGTTAAAGAAATCTAATGCCTCAGGCTGTTCATAGCTAAAGGCCTCGGCCATGTCTTCGGGCATTTCAATTACAAAATCGTCGTGCGTTTCCAGGCCGACAGATACCATCGCCCCTGCACTTTTATGTAAGCCTTTGCGCATAACGGCGTTTATGGCCATTATAAAACTGCCGTCGCCCCATGGAATAAGCGCTACACCAGCAATGGGCAGGTCATCGATAAAGCCCTTTACTCTGAAAGATTTTTTGTTACTCGGCTTTAACGTGTTTGCGAGGTCAGAGGTAACAACAATATAAGTCCAGCCCGTTTTCTCGCCCTGCTCGGCGAACCGTTGTAATACGGTTTGAAACTTCACCATTATAAAAAATTAAATTTTAGCTGCTGTAACATTTTGTAAAACAGAGGGGTCTTATTTATGAAACCAAATTTACAATACCATGAAAACATTAAAAATCGCTTTTATAGCATTAACATTATTCACCACAAGTTTAACAGTTGGCGCAGCCACTAAAGAAGATGTAAGCCCATCCGGCCAATACAAAGTAATTAATACTTATGTAGACGCTATTACCCGTGGCCGTTTAACTGGCTTTGACGGTGTAACCGATAACTCTGCAAAATTCAAAGTACTGCGCAATAATCAAATCCAAAGTTTTACTAAGGATGATATGATCTCTTATCTCAAAGAGAACGAAGGGCGTGAACAACAGTGCACAATTGCGACAGAAGTAGTCAGCAGCAACGATGATGTGGCGGTGATAAAGGTTGAACAGAAGTATGCCGGCCTTACCCGCACCAATTATGTCACCTTAGCCAACAATGGCAAAGAGTGGAAGATCACAGATGTGTATAGCATTTTCAAATAAGCTGCTGGCAGCAATAACAAAGAAGGCCGCTATAGCGGCCTTCTTTGTTATTGTACATATTTCTTTAATGCTTTTTGCCAACGGTCATAACCCTCTAGCTTCAAATGCAGTAAGTCGGGTTTAAATAAACTACTATCGGGCAAATTGGTCTTTTTGTCATAAAGCACCGTATTCACATCGACATACTTGGCATCTTTATGGGTATCGATAAAGTTTTTGACAAGCGTATTAGTCGAATCCACACGCGCGTAACGGATAGCACGGCTGGGGCTTTTTTTGATCGACATCCAGATGATGGTACTGCCCGACAATTGTTGCTGAACCATACCGTAAAGTTTAACAAAGTTATTATACACCTGCTGAGGTGTTTGGCCATCATTAAGATCGTTTTCCCCCGCGTATACAAACACTCGCTCGGGCTTGTAAGGGAACAAAATAAAAGGGGTATAATATTTTACCCACTGTTCTAAGGTAGAACCGCCTACGCCACGGGCCAGCACTCTTTTGTCTGGAAAGCGGGCTGCTATATCTGTCCACATCCTTATCGAAGAGCTACCAATAAACAAGTTGCTGCCCGGCTTCGGGAAGTGCAAACTATCCGCGGTTTTATAAGCGCGTAATTCATCTGCAAACGGGAAACCTGTTTGTGCCTTTGCACTCAGTGTTGAGATTGCAAGTGCTAATAGAAAAAATTTGAATTTCATTGGTTTATGATTGTGCTAATCTTTCTTCAAAGAAAAGAAAAGGTAAGAAACTTTCACTGCCATTGACAATCCAAACGGGGCCGTCTCCTATAAATAGGATAATCTTGATCTTTTGCTCCTGCTTTTTTTCATACTCCGCTAAAACCTGGAGACAGGATCCGCAGGGTGTAACCGGTTGACTAATTTTAAAATCGTCTGTGTGAGCGGTTATGGCAATGCTTTCGATAGGATCATCACTATAGTTAGCGCCCCAATTAAACAAAGCAACTCGCTCTGCGCAAAGGCCCGATGGGTAAGCAACATTCTCCTGATTGCTGCCATATACTATACGCCCGCTTTGCAACTTTAAAGCTGCGCCAACTTTGAACTTTGAGTAAGGTGAGTGGGATCCGGCCAGCGCTTTAATAGCTTCAATGCAAATGAGCCTATCTCCCGGATTCAATTCAGCTACGGATGAAAACTCATCGAAACTGATCTTTATTTCATGTGGAACCATTTATCTGACCCCACAAAAAAGCGGGGCAAACAAGATAACTGATATATCGCTGAAATGCAAATATACCTTTGCCTAAAGAGTCCTTAGATTACAAAGTGCTTACAGTTATCAAACAATTGAAATTTTACTCATGCATTGGTTTTAGTTAAAGCACACGCGACACGCGTGCTACAGGGCAACGAATGAAATTAAACTATATCTCTATCACTTTAAGTTTTCTTCGTAGACGTTCTAATGTAGCGGGGGCATCATTGCTGAAGAAAGTTGAAAGAAATTCTGAATTTTTAAGCCTAAAATAGACTTTATAGCCGTCGATAAATTCCATATAATAGTTACCGATGGTTATTCCCGATTCGATTGATTTTATGTCGGTCAATAGTCTCCGTTGTGTGCCTGTCATTTTACGATAGATAATATGTGTAGAACTGATAGAGACATCGGCAAACGAAAATAATCGCCATATACAAACAATAAAAAAGACAAGCACACAAAATATAATAAGAAAAAGATTGCCACTAAAGGGGGTGTCTCTCAATATATATCCTGTGAATAAACTAAAAAGTGTACTTCCAACTAAAATGATCCATTGCAGGATAACAGTGTAGTCTGCTCCGATGATTTCTTCATTTTCATGGAGGCGTTCATCTTCAGGTTTTCGCTTCATTGGCTTTCTAAGATTATGCAACCTCCTTAATTTCGGGCTCATCTGCAGCAATAAGCGGGTTTACTGTCTCGTCGTCTTTTTCCACTCTTAAATTTTGCACAATGTGCTGCTGACGGGTAGGAGTGTTCTTACCCATAAAATACTCCAAAAGGCCTTTGATATTTGCGTCTTTCAGGATCACCGGGTCGAGGCGGATGTCCTTGCCGATAAACAACCCGAATTCTTCGGGAGATATTTCGCCCAGCCCTTTAAAGCGTGTGATCTCGGGTTTGTTACCCAATTTCTCGATCGCCGCGCGCCGTTCCTCATCACTATAACAGTAAATGGTTTCTTTTTTATTACGTACCCGAAATAATGGGGTTTGCAAAATGGATACGTGCCCGGCTTTCACCAGATCCGGAAAGAACTGCAAAAAGAAGGTCATCATCAGCAAACGGATGTGCATGCCGTCAACATCGGCATCAGTAGCAATTACTATGTTGTTGTATTGGAGGCCATCAATGCCATCTTCGATGTTTAAAGCGTGTTGCAGTAGGTTAAACTCTTCGTTCTCATACACTACCTTTTTAGTCAGTCCATAGCAATTCAACGGCTTTCCTTTTAAACTAAATACTGCCTGTGTTTGTACATCGCGCGATTTGGTAATAGATCCGCTGGCCGAGTCACCCTCTGTGATAAATAACGTAGTATCTTGTCGACGTTCGTGGTTGTCGCTAAAATGCAGTTTACAATCGCGCAGTTTACGGTTGTGAAGCGATGCCTTTTTAGCTCGCTCATTTGCCAATTTTTTGATGCCTGCAATGTCCTTTCGCTCGCGCTCAGACTGCATAATACGTTTTAATAGCGCATCTGCTGCCGCCGGATTTTTATGCAGGTAATTGTCTAATTCTGTTTTTACGAAATCGTTTATATAGCCACGCACTGTCGGCCCATCAGGCCCTACGTTTTGCGAACCCAGTTTGGTTTTGGTTTGCGACTCGAATACCGGCTCCTGCACTTTAATGGCAATTGCCGCCACAATGGAAGCACGCACGTCTGATGCGTCAAATTCTTTTTTGTAGAATTCCCGAACCGTTTTTACCACCGCTTCGCGGAAGGCGGCCTGGTGTGTGCCACCTTGTGTGGTATGCTGGCCGTTAACAAACGAATAATATTCTTCGCCGTACTGCTGGCCGTGCGTCATGGCTATTTCAATATCATTGCCTTTTAAATGAATAATTGGGTAACGAAGGTGCTCAACATTTGTGTTACGGGTTAACAGGTCATAAAGCCCCTGTTCCGAAAAATATTTCTGATTATTAAAATTGATCGTCAATCCCGAGTTAAGGAACACGTAGTTCCATATCATATTCTCTACAAACTCAGGGATAAAACGGTAATGGCGGAAAATGCTTTCGTCGGGAATAAAATTTATGGCAGTACCGTTACGTTGTGTAGTCTCTTTCTCCGGTTCGTCCCGCAATAGTTCACCTTTGGTAAATTCGGCAATTTTGGTGCGTCCATCGCGATAAGATTGGACCGTAAAAGACGTTGACAGTGCGTTAACGGCTTTTGTACCTACACCGTTCAACCCTACAGATTTTTGGAAGGCATTGCTGTCATACTTTCCACCAGTATTGATCTTGGATACGCAATCTATAACTTTGCCCAGCGGAATGCCGCGGCCATAATCGCGCACAGCAACTTTATGGTCGCTCATGTTAATATCTATCGAGCGGCCGGCACCCATCACAAACTCATCTATTGAGTTGTCTACTATCTCTTTAAGCAATACATAAACGCCATCATCATAAGCAGAACCGTCGCCTAGTTTCCCGATGTACATACCCGGGCGCAGGCGTATATGCTCTTTCCAATCTAATGATCTGATGCTGTCTTCGCTATACTTTACTTCTGCCATGTAACGCTAATATTTTTAGTTTGCAAATGTAGCTGTTGCGCCATTCATTCGGAAAGATAGACTAATAAAAGCTTGCCTTGAAATATGAGAGACTTGTTTTTCTCAACATTTAAACATTCCGGATTGCCGATTAAACGTTAATTTGCAATGCGCATATGAATGATCTGCTACATACATTGCTGGGCAACGACATTAAAGCGGGCTTACTGGTTATCCTCAACCTGGTAGTCATCGAGAGCTTGCTGTCTGTAGACAATGCGGCGGTTTTGGCAACCATGGTGGTAGACCTGCCACCGAGGCAGCGGAGCAGAGCACTGCGTTACGGACTTTTAGGCGCTTATGTTTTACGCGGCGCCTGCCTTTTGCTGGCAAGCTGGCTGGTAAAAGTGTGGTGGTTGAAACCTTTAGGCGGTATCTACCTGCTGTATCTTGCTTTTAAGTTCTTTAAGGAGAGTGAAAAAATAGAGCACCACGAAAACCTAGATAAAAGCCAAAATTGGCTATATAAAGCAACAGTAGGCCTACTTGGGACCTTTTGGGCGACCGTAGCGCTGATAGAGTTGATGGATCTGGCCTTTTCTATCGACAATGTGTTTGCCGCTGTTGCTTTTACAGACCACGTTTTTCTTATATATGTGGGCGTCTTTATAGGAATACTGGCAATGCGTTTTGTGGCGCAGGCTTTTGTAAGGCTGATGGAAAAGTTTACCTTTTTAGAGACTGCCGCCTTTATGGTTATTGGCGTTTTAGGTTTAAAACTTACCGCATCGCTCTACACACACTTTTATCCAGAAACAGATTTCGCTAAAATTCTCGACAGCGAAAAGACCGATATCTTCGTCTCGGTATTCACTGTAGCAATATTTCTCTTGCCAGTGTTAAGCTCGATGCTGTTCAACTTTCCTAAGAGAAAGGTGTAACTAAACCGCGTTAGATTTTATAAAGTGCCTGCCAATGGCTATATTTGCTGCCTATAAACGGGGGATTAGCTCAGCTGGCTAGAGCGCTTGCATGGCATGCAAGAGGTCATCGGTTCGACTCCGATATTCTCCACCAGAGCCCTGCTAAAGCGGGGTTTTTTGCAGCTCAATTAAGTGAGCGATACTCCGCAGGCGTTTGCCCTACTTTTTGTTTAAATATCCTTGAGAA
It encodes the following:
- a CDS encoding TerC family protein; amino-acid sequence: MNDLLHTLLGNDIKAGLLVILNLVVIESLLSVDNAAVLATMVVDLPPRQRSRALRYGLLGAYVLRGACLLLASWLVKVWWLKPLGGIYLLYLAFKFFKESEKIEHHENLDKSQNWLYKATVGLLGTFWATVALIELMDLAFSIDNVFAAVAFTDHVFLIYVGVFIGILAMRFVAQAFVRLMEKFTFLETAAFMVIGVLGLKLTASLYTHFYPETDFAKILDSEKTDIFVSVFTVAIFLLPVLSSMLFNFPKRKV